Proteins encoded by one window of Corythoichthys intestinalis isolate RoL2023-P3 chromosome 20, ASM3026506v1, whole genome shotgun sequence:
- the gpr12 gene encoding G-protein coupled receptor 12, whose product MSEEPPATPSWLSPDPTAWASGGGGPTDNASVAATFPAEESLAPRQLPLLVNPWDIVLCTSGTLIACENALVVLVIWQNPALRAPMFLLIGSLALADLLAGLGLVLHFTCAYLLQSDSAQLLTVGLVVASFSASVFSLLAITIDRYLSLYYALTYNSERTAAFTYTMLVLLWGLSLCLGLLPVTGVNCLAEEATCSVVRPLTKNNIAVLSVSFLLLFGLMLQLYVQICKIVMRHAHQIALQHHFLAASPHYVTTRKGVSTLAIILGTFAACWMPFTVYSLIADYTYPPLYTYATLVPATYNSVINPVIYAFRNQEIQKALWMVCCGCIPASVAQRARTPSDV is encoded by the coding sequence ATGAGCGAAGAGCCACCGGCCACCCCCAGTTGGCTGAGCCCCGACCCCACAGCGTGGGCCAGCGGCGGAGGGGGGCCAACGGACAACGCCAGTGTAGCGGCGACGTTCCCCGCGGAAGAGTCCCTCGCGCCCCGCCAGCTACCCCTGCTGGTCAACCCTTGGGACATCGTCCTGTGCACGTCTGGGACTCTGATCGCCTGCGAGAACGCTCTTGTCGTCCTGGTGATCTGGCAGAACCCGGCTCTGCGGGCCCCCATGTTCCTGCTCATCGGCAGTCTGGCTTTGGCTGACCTGCTAGCCGGCCTGGGCCTGGTGCTGCACTTCACCTGTGCCTACCTGCTTCAGTCGGACTCGGCCCAGCTTCTCACAGTTGGCTTGGTGGTGgcttctttctccgcttcagtctTCAGCCTGCTGGCAATCACCATTGACCGTTACCTGTCGCTGTATTACGCCCTCACCTACAACTCTGAGCGCACAGCAGCCTTCACGTACACCATGCTGGTGCTTCTGTGGGGGCTGTCGCTGTGCTTAGGTCTGCTTCCCGTCACGGGCGTCAACTGCTTGGCGGAGGAAGCCACGTGCAGCGTGGTGCGCCCGCTCACCAAGAACAACATCGCCGTGCTGTCCGTTTCCTTCCTGCTCCTGTTCGGCCTCATGCTGCAGCTCTACGTGCAGATCTGCAAGATCGTGATGCGCCACGCCCATCAAATTGCCCTGCAACACCACTTCCTGGCTGCCTCGCCACATTACGTCACCACACGGAAGGGCGTCTCTACGTTGGCTATCATCCTAGGGACCTTCGCCGCTTGCTGGATGCCCTTCACAGTCTACTCGCTTATTGCCGACTACACATACCCTCCGCTATACACCTACGCCACCTTGGTTCCAGCTACCTACAACTCCGTCATAAACCCGGTTATCTACGCCTTCCGGAATCAGGAGATCCAGAAGGCGCTGTGGATGGTGTGCTGCGGATGCATCCCCGCCAGCGTAGCACAGCGGGCGCGGACTCCCAGCGACGTCTAA
- the wasf3b gene encoding wiskott-Aldrich syndrome protein family member 3b, giving the protein MPLVKRNIEPRHLCRGELPEGIGSELECVMNNTLSAIIRQLSSLSKHAEDIFGELFNEANTFYLRANSLQDRIDRLAVKVTQLDSTVEEVSLQDINMRKAFKSSTTQDQQVVSKSSVPNPVKEMYNLSDKPPPLSILSSYRDDKKEALKFYTDPSYFFDLWKEKMLQDTEDKRKEKRKQKEQKRCVDGTLQREVKKVRKARNRRQEWNMMALDKELRPDHRHTIHRDRGASSEGSMSPENRAHGVDLHHYPNAMNHAGHAHTYSGPPPSMLAAQMAAGHGPRGGGDHHHHHDARGRTAAYQGGTLGRPHHHQHQQQVPLPPPPAEAMNGGSVSLPPLDYSMDGYANTGPPPPPPAPLIPSALTAFASPPGGPVSPGGYAPPPPPLCGGPVAPPPPGPPPVPLQGAHKMSSPVPMESSVVNDARSDLLAAIRMGIQLKKVQEQQEQQAKREPVGNDVATILSRRIAVEYSDSEDDSELEDNDWSD; this is encoded by the exons ATGCCGCTGGTGAAGAGGAACATCGAGCCGCGCCACCTGTGCCGCGGGGAGCTCCCCGAGGGCATCGGCAGCGAGCTGGAGTGCGTCATGAACAACACGCTCTCCGCCATCATCCGCCAGCTCAGCAGCCTCA GCAAACATGCAGAGGACATATTTGGCGAGCTGTTCAACGAGGCCAATACCTTCTACCTGCGCGCCAACTCTCTACAGGACCGCATCGACCGGCTGGCCGTCAAGGTCACGCAGTTGGACTCCACCGTGGAGGAAG tttcattgcaagacATCAACATGCGCAAGGCCTTCAAGAGCTCCACCACTCAAGACCAGCAGGTGGTGTCCAAGAGCAGCGTGCCCAATCCTGTCAAGGAGATGTACAATTTGAGTGACAAGCCTCCACCGCTCAGCATCCTCTCGTCTTACAG GGATGACAAGAAGGAAGCACTCAAATTCTACACGGACCCCTCCTACTTCTTCGACCTGTGGAAAGAAAAGATGCTGCAGGACACAGAAGACAAGAGGAAAGAGAAGAGGAAGCAAAAG GAACAAAAGCGCTGCGTGGACGGAACGTTACAGAGAGAGGTGAAGAAAGTCCGCAAGGCGAGGAACCGTCGACAGGAGTGGAACATGATGGCGCTGGATAAAGAGTTGAGGCCGGACCACCGTCACACCATACACAGAGATAGGGGAGCCTCCTCTGAGGGCTCCATGTCTCCAGAGAACAG GGCTCACGGTGTAGACCTCCACCACTACCCCAATGCCATGAACCACGCAGGCCACGCCCACACATACTCAGGCCCGCCTCCTAGCATGCTAGCCGCCCAGATGGCGGCGGGCCATGGTCCTCGCGGAGGAGgcgaccaccaccaccaccacgacGCCAGGGGCAGGACGGCGGCTTATCAGGGTGGAACCCTCGGccgcccccaccaccaccagcatCAGCAACAAGTCCCTTTGCCGCCCCCGCCTGCTGAGGCTATGAATGGCGGCTCTGTGTCACTGCCTCCGCTTGACTACAG CATGGACGGTTACGCCAACACGGGCCCGCCGCCTCCACCACCGGCCCCGCTCATCCCCTCCGCCTTGACGGCCTTCGCCTCACCACCCGGAGGCCCTGTGTCGCCTGGCGGCTACGCTCCACCCCCACCACCCTTATGCGGCGGTCCGGTTGCACCGCCGCCTCCCGGGCCCCCGCCGGTTCCTCTCCAAGGTGCACACAAGATGTCATCACCAGTACCGATGGAGAGCAGCGTGGTCAACGATGCCCGTAGTGACCTGCTGGCAGCCATACGGATGG GTATCCAGTTGAAGAAGGTTCAAGAGCAGCAGGAGCAGCAAGCCAAGCGGGAGCCGGTGGGCAATGACGTGGCCACCATCCTGTCACGCCGCATCGCGGTGGAATACTCGGACTCCGAGGACGACTCGGAACTTGAGGATAACGACTGGTCCGACTGA